Below is a window of Thermotoga sp. DNA.
TGAGAAGAATCTTCGAGCTAGACGAAGATGTCCATGGTTTTCCGGAAAGATGTGAAGACGTGGCGGAAATTGTGAAAGCCGAACCCTACGATCTCAGAGTCAAGCAGAAGTTTCCCGACCCTCCAGAAAACTGGTACAAAGAGCTCAGAGAAAGAGCATCAGGGATGGGAAAGAAATACGCGGAGCGCTTAGAAAGAGAACTCAGAACAATAGAAAAAAGAGGCTTTTCTTCCTACATCTACCTGGTGGAGGAGATCGTGAAGACAGCCAGAAGGCTTGGCATAAAGGTGGGACCTGGAAGAGGCAGTGCCGTTGGCTCTCTAGTGGTCTTTCTTTGTGGGATCACAGAAATTGACCCACTCAAGTACGATCTTCTGTTCGAGAGATTCATAAACGAAGAAAGAAGAGAATCCCCCGATATCGACGTGGACGTAGAAGACAGAAGGAGAAAGGAATTGTTGAGAGAGCTTTCAAAGAAATTCTACGTCTATCAGGTTGCCACCTTTGGAAACCTGACCGAAAAGTTTCTGCGAAACCTTATCGATTCGACTCCCTCGGATCCAGGGATCAAAGAAAGGGTTTATAAAATCCTCTACGGTCTCCCACACCACCCGAGCGTCCACGCGGCAGGTGTTGTGATCTCTGAAAGTCCCCTTTTGATTCCTTTCAGGTTGGAAGAGGAAATCCCTGTGACGGACTACGACATGTACGACCTCGACAAGATAGGAGTTGTGAAGATAGACATCCTAGGTCTGAGGGCCTTGTCTTTTGTGAAAGATTTTAATAGAAAAGCTTTCGACTACTCGGACGAGAAAACGTATCACATCATATCAAAAGGAAAGACACTGGGAGTTTTTCAGCTGGAGGGACTCCAGGCGAGAAAACTCTGCAGGAAGATTTCTCCAAGCAATCTGGAAGAACTCTCTGTACTTCTTGCTCTCAACAGACCGGGACCCCTGAAATCAGGTATTGACAGTATGTACGTGTCTTCAAGGAACGTACCTGATTTTCTCAAAAAATTGTTTCCAGAGACGCGAGGAGTAGTGATCTATCAAGAGCAGATCATGAACCTTGCTATGCTTGCAGGCCTCTCTGGCGCTGAGGCAGACGTTCTGAGGAGAGCAATTGCAAAGAAAGAAAAAGAAAAGATGGAACCCCTCCTTACAAAGTTAAAAGAGGGTCTCGTTGAAAATGGGGTGGAGAACGCGGACCTCATCCTGAAAATTCTGCTGAACTTTTCGTCTTATGCTTTCAACAAGTCTCACAGTGTTGCCTACGCGCACCTGTCGTTTCAAACAGCCTATCTGAAGACTCATCTTTTCGAAGAGTTCTTCGAGAAGTACTTCGAGTACAACATCGGAGATTCAGAGAAGATATTCCTTGCAGTTCAAGAGCTACGAAGTGAAGGGTACGAAGTACTTCCTCCCAGCGTGAACGTCTCTGGAAAAAAGCTGATCTTTCGGGGAAACAGGGTTTACCTGCCACTCACAGCTGTGAAAGGTGTCGGAGAATCGATGGTTGAGGAGATAGAAAAAGAGCGTCCCATAGACAGCGTTCGAAAACTTCAGGAGATGAAAGGAATACCAAGAAACGTACTGGAAAACATGATATCGGCGGGCGCCTTCGATGAAGTATACGAAAGCAGAGCTCAGGCATTCGAAGAGTTGAACAGAAAGGTGGAGAAAGAGATCCTGGAGATCCGGGAGCTGTTTGGTGAAAGGATAGAGCAAAGGCAGGAAGTGAAACCCGGTGAGTTGATCGAACTTGAAGAGAAAAGTCTTGGCTTTCCTCTGACACCTCAACAGGACGTTCCAAAGGGACTCTTTGGCAGCATAGCGGACGTTTTCACCTACGGGAAAGTCCTTCCAGTTCTCGCCAGGAAAGTATCAAAGAATGTGATAACAGACGGGATTTCTATCTGCCGCGTGAGAGAAGATCCCCCAGAAGGATTGCATCTGGTGCTTCTTTCTCCACTCCACCGCATCTTGAGAGTGTGGTCCTTCGATGAGAACACAAAATTTGTTTACAGAGTGAACCATCCTACAAAGCTCGAAAAGGCCGGCAAGAGCGAAGTCACAGAGATATTGAAGGATGGTCTATTGAGAAGATACGAAGGTTATCGTCCCTCCGGCGATGAATATCGGTACAGAATTTTGAAGTGAACACACTTTTTTGGTATGCTATAGTATAATTCAAAATAGTATAATTCAAATATAGTGAGGATCACTACACTTTGGGAAAGGGGGTTTACATATGCGTAAACTGTTTGTGGTTCTTTTAGCGGTGGTCGCTGTTGTGACATGGGCCGCGGTAAAGAATCCCGACACCATCATCGACGCCACCATCGGAGAACCTGACACTCTCGATCCACACTACGCGTACGACACGGCCAGCGGTGAGGTCATCTACAACGTGTACGAAAACTTGATCGCCTACAAGGGAGAAAGTCTCACAGAGTTCGAACCACGTCTTGCAGAAAAGTGGGAGATACTGGACGGTGGAAAAACCTACAAATTCTACATCAGAAAGGGCGTGAAGTTTCACGAGGGTGGTAATCTCACACCTGAAGATGTGGAGTACAGCTTTGAAAGAGGGCTCATCTTCGATCCGACAGTTGGTCCCATGTGGATGCTCTGGGAGGCCCTCTTCGGAGTCGATTCTCTGGAGACCTTTGTTGAGGAAAAGATCGGAAAGCCCTACAGCGAACTCTTTGACGAAAACGGTGAACCACTTCCAGAGTACAGGGACGCCCTGATAAAGATCTACACGGACTACATCGATCCCGCTATCGAGGTTGAAGGTGACGCCGTTGTGTTCCATCTTGTGAGACCCTTTGCACCGTTCATGTACATACTCGCCCAGAGTGCCAGCTGGAGCGTCATCCTCGATAAAGAGTGGTGTATAGAGATAGGGTGCTGGGATGGAAGAGCAGACGACTGGTGGAAGTACCACGACATCAGAAAGGAAGACTCTCCGCTTTATGCAAGAATGAACGGAACTGGGCCGTTCAAATTCGTGGAATGGGATAGAACACAGCAGAAGGTCATTCTCGAAAGAAACGACAACTACTGGAGAGAACCTGCAAAGATCAAGAGAGTTATCATCTGGGGAATCGACGAGTGGAACACAAGGAAAGCAATGCTCCTCCAGGGAGATGCCGATATCTGTGTTGTTCCAACGCAGTATCTTGAGCAGGTGGAAGGAAAGCCCGGTATCACTGTGATAAAAGACCTTCCTGAGCTTTTAGTCACTTCTCTTCACTTTGCATGGAACGTGCCCGAGGACAGCAAGTACATAGGCTCTGGAAAACTCGATGGAAACGGAATACCACCTGATTTCTTCAGCGATGTGAATGTGAGAAAAGCTTTCATCTACGCCTTCGATTACGATACGTTCATAAACGAGGTTCTGAAAGGACTTGGCAGAAAAATACCCACCGATCTTCCGGAAGGACTCATTGGATTCAACGAGGAGTTGCTGAACGATCCAAACGCTCCTCACTTTGACATTGTGAAGGCAACAGAATACTTCAAGAAAGCGTGGAACGGTGAAGTCTGGAAGAAAGGGTTCAAACTCACCATACTCTACAACACGGGTAACGATGTGAGAAGAGCAGCCGCGGAAATGCTGAAGGCGTACATAGAGATGATCAACCCGAAGTTCAAGATCGAAGTGAGAGGTGTTCAGTGGCCCACGTATCTTGACGCGACCAAGAGAGGAGAAGTACCCATCTTCATCATAGGTTGGCTTGCTGATTATCCAGATCCTCACAACTTCATATTCACCTACTATCATAGCGCCGGTGTGTACTCTGGCAGGCAGGGCGAGAACTTCAGGAAGTTCGTCTCCACACCACATCCGGACCTCGGTGGAAAGAGCCTCGACGAACTCATAGAAGAAGCGATCGCAAAGACAGATCCTGCTGAAAGGCAAGTCCTTTACGAACAGATTCAGAGGTTCGCCATGAAGTACGCCCTTGGTATGCCTCTCTATCAGCCACTCAGAGTGAGGGTGCAGAGAAGCTGGGTCAAAGGATGGTACTACAACCCGATGAGACCAGGAGACGACTACTACATACTCTGGAAATCGGAAGAATAAAAAATAAAGGGGCTCCAGGTGGAGCCCCTTCTTTTTTGTTTCTTCATGCGAGCTTTTCTTCTGCCGCTGCCCTTGGAGTTTCTTCCACCTGGATACCTGCAAACACGTCCAACCCAGTTCCAGCGGGTATGAGCTGACCAACGATCACGTTCTCTTTCAAACCGATGAGAGGATCTACCTTCCCTTCTATCGCTGCTGCTGTCAGGACCCAGGCAGTTTCTTCGAAAGCAGCCGCACTGAGCCATCCCGGGTAGTTCAAAGCAGCTTTCTTGAGCGAAAGGAGCCTTCTCTTGTATTTGATGGGTTCCTTTGGAAGGATCTGGTACGTTACCACCTTGTCTTTTTCGATGACGTCGATCTCCTTTATACCCGCTTCTATGAATTTCTTCAAGAGTTCTTCTGTCACTTCTTCTCCCTTCTGTGCGAGTTCCACAAGTTCACCATCGTCCGTTTCGGTGATGACTCTCTTTGCAAGTGTCTTTCCGATGACCCATCTTCTGTTCTCCTCCACTTTGGCGTTGCCTTCCAGTATCTCCCTGTTCACCCTCTTTATGTCCACAAGTGGCACCAGCTGATCCGGTAGGTAATCGCTGTCTCCCGGGTCGATGACGAGGGCCATGCTGAGCATCTGTCTGAAGATGATCTCGAAGTGTTTGTCATGTATACTGACACCCTGCTGTACGTAAGCGTTCTTTATGATCTTTAAAAGGTTCATGGCCGTGAGAACACCCTTTTCCGATTCAAGCTCGAGCAATTTCCACCACACAATGGCACCGGTTGTCAGTGTATCACCTCTCAGAACCTTTTGCCCTTTTCTGACCTTCACCTTTGCCCTCTTGGGTATCTTATAAGCGTGAATCCCTCCAGCGTAGTCTTCTATGTAAACAACCGTTCTTCCAGACTCATCAGTTGTAATGTCCTTTACGAATCCATCCATTTCGCAGAGGATGGCTTCTGAACCGTAGTACTTCCTGATCTCTTTCTTGCCGCCGCTCTTCTCCTCCCTCAAGAAGGCGTAAGGCTCAAAAGTTTTCTCCACCGTTGTGAGACCGCTGACTATGTCACTAGCACCCATGACTCCTCCAACGTGGAACGTTCTCATGGTGAGCTGTGTTCCGGGCTCTCCTATGGACTGCGCCGCGACTATTCCTACCGCTTCACCAACGTTCACTATCTTGTGATTGGAAAGGTCCATTCCGTAACAGGCAGCGCACACTCCGTATTCGGATTCACACGTAAGAGGAGATCTCACAATAATATCGGGTCGCACCAAGACCTTTTCAACATCGTTTTCCTCGAGAAGCTTTGCCACCACTTCGTTTATGACTTCCTGGTAAACGACAAGTTCTCTTTCACCTTTTTTATCGTAGAGAGGCCGCTCGTCAGCGTAGACTGTTCCAACGATCG
It encodes the following:
- a CDS encoding ABC transporter substrate-binding protein; the encoded protein is MRKLFVVLLAVVAVVTWAAVKNPDTIIDATIGEPDTLDPHYAYDTASGEVIYNVYENLIAYKGESLTEFEPRLAEKWEILDGGKTYKFYIRKGVKFHEGGNLTPEDVEYSFERGLIFDPTVGPMWMLWEALFGVDSLETFVEEKIGKPYSELFDENGEPLPEYRDALIKIYTDYIDPAIEVEGDAVVFHLVRPFAPFMYILAQSASWSVILDKEWCIEIGCWDGRADDWWKYHDIRKEDSPLYARMNGTGPFKFVEWDRTQQKVILERNDNYWREPAKIKRVIIWGIDEWNTRKAMLLQGDADICVVPTQYLEQVEGKPGITVIKDLPELLVTSLHFAWNVPEDSKYIGSGKLDGNGIPPDFFSDVNVRKAFIYAFDYDTFINEVLKGLGRKIPTDLPEGLIGFNEELLNDPNAPHFDIVKATEYFKKAWNGEVWKKGFKLTILYNTGNDVRRAAAEMLKAYIEMINPKFKIEVRGVQWPTYLDATKRGEVPIFIIGWLADYPDPHNFIFTYYHSAGVYSGRQGENFRKFVSTPHPDLGGKSLDELIEEAIAKTDPAERQVLYEQIQRFAMKYALGMPLYQPLRVRVQRSWVKGWYYNPMRPGDDYYILWKSEE
- a CDS encoding DNA polymerase III subunit alpha, which gives rise to MIPWIVSPYSFDGSVIRFEKLVSELKKRGLKSALLADRNFHAAVKFNTTMREHGLIPVHGLWKEGRVFIARNRKEYDLLVRFYNGEKIDVGELPSFKAEDLVPVRYLEDKERDASLFMRRIFELDEDVHGFPERCEDVAEIVKAEPYDLRVKQKFPDPPENWYKELRERASGMGKKYAERLERELRTIEKRGFSSYIYLVEEIVKTARRLGIKVGPGRGSAVGSLVVFLCGITEIDPLKYDLLFERFINEERRESPDIDVDVEDRRRKELLRELSKKFYVYQVATFGNLTEKFLRNLIDSTPSDPGIKERVYKILYGLPHHPSVHAAGVVISESPLLIPFRLEEEIPVTDYDMYDLDKIGVVKIDILGLRALSFVKDFNRKAFDYSDEKTYHIISKGKTLGVFQLEGLQARKLCRKISPSNLEELSVLLALNRPGPLKSGIDSMYVSSRNVPDFLKKLFPETRGVVIYQEQIMNLAMLAGLSGAEADVLRRAIAKKEKEKMEPLLTKLKEGLVENGVENADLILKILLNFSSYAFNKSHSVAYAHLSFQTAYLKTHLFEEFFEKYFEYNIGDSEKIFLAVQELRSEGYEVLPPSVNVSGKKLIFRGNRVYLPLTAVKGVGESMVEEIEKERPIDSVRKLQEMKGIPRNVLENMISAGAFDEVYESRAQAFEELNRKVEKEILEIRELFGERIEQRQEVKPGELIELEEKSLGFPLTPQQDVPKGLFGSIADVFTYGKVLPVLARKVSKNVITDGISICRVREDPPEGLHLVLLSPLHRILRVWSFDENTKFVYRVNHPTKLEKAGKSEVTEILKDGLLRRYEGYRPSGDEYRYRILK